Below is a window of Impatiens glandulifera chromosome 2, dImpGla2.1, whole genome shotgun sequence DNA.
GGATAAGTCACTTTGTCTGCCACCAGATCCTTCCCAGCCGTCTTCCCCAATTCTTCAGAAGACATAGTCACATCAAGAATATCATCCACCACCTGAAACAAAAGCCCAATGCATCTAGCAAATTTCCTAAGTTTCTCAATCTCCTCATCCGACCCACCACCCACAATTGCTCCGATCACCACCGCCGCCTCAAGCAACACCGCCGTCTTATGGATATGAATGAACTCAAGTTGCTCCAATCCAACATCTTTTACACCTTCAGAACATATATCCACCACCTGCCCTGCAACCAATCCTTCCGACCCAACAGATTTCGCAAGCTCACCCACCGCCCTGACGATCTTCTTCGACGGGACCCCTTCCGTGCCGGTAACCAGAATCTCAAAAGCGAAAGACAAGAGGGCATCGCCGGCGAGGACAGCAATGTCCTCCCCAAATACCTTATGGTTTGTGGGTTTTCCACGGCGGAGGTCGTCGTTGTCCATACAAGGTAGATCGTCGTGAATAAGAGACATAGTGTGGATCATCTCCACCGCACAAGCTGCCGGAATTGCAGTAGATTCCTGCCCACCCACCAGCTCGCAGGCGGCGATACAGAGCATCGGCCTAACCCGCTTGCCGCCGGCGAGGAGGGAGTAACGCATGGACTCGTGAATCTTAAAGGGTTCACGCATAATGACGGCTTTATCCAGAGCCTGATTCACTGAATCTGCCTTCTCCATCATGTATGAATTGAAACTGAAGGAGGATTCAACATGGGTTTCATTGTTGATGGTTGTTTCTTGGGTGAGAGCTGCTGCAGAGATTGAAGAACGAGGGAATTTGGAGGAATGAAAACGAATTGAATTAGAGATTGGAGAAGAAGAAGCCATGGATTTGGAAAACCAAGAAGAATTGGAGATAGGAGAATGGGTTTTCATATTAAACCTTGTTGCATTCACATTCACATTCCCAATAGTAgtagtcatcatcatcatacTATATGCTCTAgattaatcaaatttgatgaattctTGAATCAATTAAGTATATATGATGGGTTTATGTAGAGAGAGTTTTGTAAAGTGATGATATGATATAAACTTTGGAAATTTGACccaaaaatgatatttttttttataaaagaaagttttt
It encodes the following:
- the LOC124927032 gene encoding geranylgeranyl pyrophosphate synthase, chloroplastic-like translates to MASSSPISNSIRFHSSKFPRSSISAAALTQETTINNETHVESSFSFNSYMMEKADSVNQALDKAVIMREPFKIHESMRYSLLAGGKRVRPMLCIAACELVGGQESTAIPAACAVEMIHTMSLIHDDLPCMDNDDLRRGKPTNHKVFGEDIAVLAGDALLSFAFEILVTGTEGVPSKKIVRAVGELAKSVGSEGLVAGQVVDICSEGVKDVGLEQLEFIHIHKTAVLLEAAVVIGAIVGGGSDEEIEKLRKFARCIGLLFQVVDDILDVTMSSEELGKTAGKDLVADKVTYPKLLGIEKSRKFAEELNNEAKGHLSDFDQKKATPLIALADYIAYRKN